The nucleotide sequence CTCACCCCGGTGGGCAGCAGAGGCGGGAAAGCCACCAGCGCGTTGGCGAATAGGTCGGCGATGATGCGGTGGCCGGCAGCGTTGGGGTGGTTGCCGCTGCTCACGTTTTCGATAATTTTTTCCAGTAGGTCCTTCCAGCCATTCGGAGGATTGGTGTTCATGAATGCGTTCAGCGTATCCACGCAGGCGACGTTTTTTTTACGGGCCAGGGTCAGAATTCCGACTCTGAGTCCCTGCAGGTTCTCCCAATAATATTCATACTGAGAAAAGGTGGACTTGCTCGGCGTCAGGGTGGAGACGATGATGCGCATGCCGCGCGCGGCGGCGGCGTCAATGATGTATTCCAGGTTCTCCAGGGAACTGTCGATGGAGAGCGAATTGTTGATGGCGTCGTTGACTCCCAGCATCAGCAGGAAATAAAAGCCCGAGTGGTCCTCCAGTTCCTGGTCGACCCGCTCTGCCCCGTTGAGCGTCGTGTCGCCGGGCACGCCCAGATTGACGGAAGAAGAAGCACCGTAATAATTGGCGTAGCCGGGCTCAGCCATCAGGGTCTTCATCTGGGTCAGGTAGCATATTTCCAGGTGCTGCGCTCCTTCGAACTTTCCCCAGGTGATGCTGTCGCCGAAGCCGATATAGGTATTGTAGTATTCGGGTGTCTTTGGGCCAAGGACGGTTTTTTGCCTGGTCGGACGGTCCTTTTTATCCTTCAGGACGCATTCGCGTTGCAGCGGGTCGAACGAATAGCGGTACTGCGCCCAGAGGGAGCGCGTTTCGATCTCCAGCCGGCCGTCGCTTTCCCGGAAGGTGAAGCCTTTTTCCGAAAACGGGGTCGCGGTCAGCGGCGTGAGCAGCCCGTTTCCCGTCTCGTAATAGAAAATGTCGTCATTGCCCGAGCGGTTGCCCAGGAAGAGCAGGGCGGGCCGGCCGTCGTCAGCTTCGATCACCTGCGGAGCGGCAAAGAACGAAAAACCCGGCAGGTCGAGAACCTGGCTGCGGTCGCGCCGGAAGTCATAGTAGGCCAGACGGATGGAGGCGTCCTTGTAGTTAAGCCAGAAAACATAGAAATTGTCGCTGCCCGTCCGGGTGGCCAAGGGGATGTTCTCGCCCTCCATGCCGGCAC is from Candidatus Aminicenantes bacterium and encodes:
- a CDS encoding SGNH/GDSL hydrolase family protein gives rise to the protein MKSIIRSTLILILVLTAAEQVMSLERKTALLEKFEFQSQKYSLIADFSPPRTDIILKGRMCTNLSAGMEGENIPLATRTGSDNFYVFWLNYKDASIRLAYYDFRRDRSQVLDLPGFSFFAAPQVIEADDGRPALLFLGNRSGNDDIFYYETGNGLLTPLTATPFSEKGFTFRESDGRLEIETRSLWAQYRYSFDPLQRECVLKDKKDRPTRQKTVLGPKTPEYYNTYIGFGDSITWGKFEGAQHLEICYLTQMKTLMAEPGYANYYGASSSVNLGVPGDTTLNGAERVDQELEDHSGFYFLLMLGVNDAINNSLSIDSSLENLEYIIDAAAARGMRIIVSTLTPSKSTFSQYEYYWENLQGLRVGILTLARKKNVACVDTLNAFMNTNPPNGWKDLLEKIIENVSSGNHPNAAGHRIIADLFANALVAFPPLLPTGVSVRNPGDTLKKNVQWDADYESDFSHFAIEFAFRANDLSHKLTTNENHFTFTLFPFLPQLYFRLQAVDYSSNASAFTAVFPAQTGKNSGK